From Effusibacillus pohliae DSM 22757, a single genomic window includes:
- a CDS encoding 2-hydroxymuconate tautomerase → MPFITIEMKEGRTLEQKRRLAAEVTKVVCEICEVPADRVYVFIEDLKSDAFGKAGKLMIDEAN, encoded by the coding sequence ATGCCGTTTATAACGATTGAGATGAAGGAAGGCCGCACGTTGGAACAAAAGCGTCGTCTGGCTGCCGAAGTGACGAAAGTGGTCTGCGAAATCTGCGAAGTGCCGGCAGACCGCGTCTATGTGTTTATCGAAGACCTGAAAAGTGACGCGTTCGGCAAAGCCGGCAAGCTGATGATCGATGAAGCCAATTAA
- a CDS encoding DUF309 domain-containing protein — protein sequence MSTKGMSRVSEPIPQEFLDYIKFMNEEDYFAAHEVLEDLWHSDRIDFYKGLIQVAVAIFHLRNGNIKGSRYMFQRSQSLLTPYLPVFRRIDVRQVIDYIQDCLQKIPDVPEMDRQEVKKLGIRGIRLKLIDEAGSA from the coding sequence ATGTCAACGAAAGGAATGAGTCGGGTGAGCGAGCCGATTCCGCAGGAATTTCTCGATTACATCAAATTTATGAACGAAGAAGATTATTTTGCCGCACACGAGGTGCTGGAGGATTTGTGGCACAGCGACCGGATCGATTTTTACAAGGGATTGATTCAGGTGGCGGTGGCGATTTTTCACTTGCGCAACGGTAACATCAAAGGCTCAAGGTATATGTTTCAGCGGTCCCAATCGTTGCTGACGCCCTATCTGCCAGTATTTCGGCGGATCGATGTGCGCCAGGTGATCGATTATATTCAGGACTGTCTGCAAAAAATTCCCGACGTGCCGGAAATGGATCGGCAGGAAGTGAAGAAACTGGGAATCAGGGGAATTCGCCTGAAACTGATCGATGAAGCGGGATCAGCATAA
- a CDS encoding DUF485 domain-containing protein, translating to METQLNPSVSAVNIDGRPENEWDIIAESPQFKAMIRKKKAFLVPATVFFLVYYFALPVLAGYFKPLMAVKVTDSINFGYLFALSEFVMAWVLAHLYMKKANQFDDTASEMRNNMKGGL from the coding sequence ATGGAGACACAACTGAATCCTTCTGTAAGCGCTGTCAATATTGATGGACGTCCCGAAAATGAGTGGGACATCATCGCGGAATCGCCGCAGTTCAAAGCGATGATCCGCAAGAAAAAAGCGTTTTTGGTACCGGCTACTGTCTTTTTCCTTGTTTATTATTTTGCGCTGCCTGTTTTGGCCGGTTATTTCAAACCGCTAATGGCTGTCAAGGTGACGGACTCGATCAACTTCGGCTACCTGTTTGCGTTGTCCGAATTTGTGATGGCTTGGGTGTTGGCTCATCTGTACATGAAGAAGGCCAACCAGTTTGACGATACAGCCTCCGAAATGCGCAACAACATGAAAGGGGGACTGTGA